Within Sphingobium aromaticiconvertens, the genomic segment CGACGACCATCCGATCAGGGCGCACCCATTCCAGGAGCCGACATGAATTTCGACCATTATTCGCTGCTGACCTTCGCCCGCGACGGGCGGGTGCTGACCATCACCATGAACCGGCCGGAGATGCTGAACGCGGTCAGCCATGAGCTACACGGAGAAATGGCGCGGGTTTTCTTCGACGCTGCGGACGACCCCGACAGCGACGTCATCGTCCTGACCGGTGCGGGCCAAGCCTTCTCCGCCGGCGGCGATTTTAAATGGCTGGAACAGCAGGCGAAGGGCAACCGCGTCCCCTTCGTCCATGAAGCCAAATCCATGCGCCGCATCGTCATGGGCCTGCTCGATTGCCCCAAGCCGGTGATCGCCAAGGTCAATGGCGACGCGATGGGCTTCGGCGCATCCATCGCCCTCCTCTGCGACATCGTGATCGCCGCCGATCACGCCCGCTTCGCCGATCCGCATGTACGGCTGGGGCTGGTGGCGGGCGATGGCGGCGCGCTCATCTGGCCGCAATTGATCGGCTTTACCAAGGCCAAACATTATCTGCTGACCGGCGATGCCATCGGCGCGGTCGAGGCGGAGCGCTGCAACCTCATCACCTTCGCCATCCCCGCCGACGAGCTGGATGGCTATGTCGACAAATATACGCAAAAGCTAGCGCGTGGCGCGCAGACGGCGATCCGCTACACCAAGTCCGTCACCAACATCGCCCTGCGCCAGTTGTTCAGTTCGGTGTTCGAGGCGGGTGTCGCCTATGAAGGGCTGGCCACCTACACCGCCGACTTTGGCGAAGCGGTCCACGCCGTGCTGGAAAAACGCCGCCCCCAATTCACCGGGAAATAGCACCGCCCACCCACTTCCCGGCTTCCCTCTCGTAAAATAGTATGTAAACATACCATATACAGGCAACCATGAGTCGCTGACGAGAGGATGATGATGGACGAGGGTCTTGAAGCAAGGTTGCGCCTGGCGCTCGATCGGCAGGAAATCGAGCATGTGCTCAAACTTTATTGTCGTGCGATCGACCGCTGCGACCTGGAATTGCTGCGCACCATCTACCACCCCGATGGCACCGACGATCATGGCGCCTTCTCGGGCAATGCGATGGAATTTGCCGAAATGATCATTCCGTCGCTGCGGGACGGCATCCTCGATGGCATGCACAGCGTCACCCATTCCACCATCGACGTGGAGGGCGATTTCGCGACATCTGAGTCCTATTACTGGGCCTGTCAACGCGCGCCGGGCGGCGAAGAAATGGTAACGGGTTTCTTCGGCCCCGATTATGCCGCCCGCGCCAAAGCCGATGGCACCATTGATAGCTGTCACGATTATTATTGCGGCGGCCGCTATATCGACCTGTTCGAGCGGCGCGACGGCCAGTGGAAGATCCTGCGCCGCAAGATCACCAATGAATGGAACGACATCCGCCCCAGCACGCGCATCACCGATGCGGGCCATGTCGCCCATTACAACCTGCCCGGCCGCCGCGACCGGCAGGACCCCGTTTATCTGAACACCATCCCCGGCCACGCCTGACCGCCCGCCAAGCCCAAGGAGACAGATCATGTCCCGCGACTTTGACGTTATCATCATCGGTTCCGGCGCAGCGGGCATGTCCGCCGCCATCGAGGCGCGACTTGCGGGTGCCACCGTCATGGTGGTGGAGGCCGACGGCCATCTGGGCGGCGCCACCCGCAACTCGACCGGCGTCGTCTATGCCTGCAACACCAGCACGCAGAAGGAAAAGGGCATCAGCGACAGCGCCGACGCCACCTACGCCTATATCATGACGCTGAACCAGCATGCGATCCGCCCAGACCTCATCCGCTATTATTGCGATGAAAGCGCGGCGATGCTGGAATGGCTAAAGGACAAGGGCGTCGAATTTCCGGCCAATATGCTGGTCCATTCCGACATCACGGAGACGCAGCGGGGCCACACCTCCAGCACCTTCGGCCTGGGTATTGCCGATGCGCTCATCAACCGGGCGGGCGCGCTTGGCGTGGAAACCGCGCTCGGAACCCGCGTCGATGGCCTGATCGTGGAGGATGGCAAGGTCGTGGGCATCACCGCCGACGGCACGAACCTGCGCGCACCCAGCGTCATCATCGCCACCGGCGGCTTCGGCAACAGCCCGGACATGCTGAAAAAATGGTATCCTACCGCCGCCTATCATGGTGACCGGACCTGGGCGGTCCATCGCGACGCCCCCTTCATCCTGGGCGACGGCATCACGCTTGGGGAATCGGTCGGCGCGCAGATCACCGGCCACGACACCGGTCTGCTCAACCCCACCCCCTGTTTCGACAGCCGCTATGTCGAGGCTTTCCTGCCGCCCTGGGTCATCGCGGTGAACAAGGAAGGCAAGCGCTTCATGGCTGAATGGGACAGCTATGCCGTGACCGGCTACCTCATGAACGAACAGACCGACAAGCGCTGCTGGGCGATCTTCGACCATCCCACCATGGTCGCCAATGGCGACGACCTCTCCTATGCCGATCCCTATAATAGTGGGCTTGCGACATCGAGCTGGGAAGAGATCACCATCACCCGCGAAGTCGAGAAGGGCGTCGCCTTCCGCGCCGACAGCATCGCAGAGGTCGCGAAACTCGCGGGCCTCGATGCGCAAGCGGTCGAGGAAACCGTCCGCATCTATAATCGCGATACGCAAGCGCATGGCGAGGATCGCCTGTTTCACAAGGACGGCAACGGCCATCCGCTCACCCCGATCCAGACCGCCCCCTTCTACGCCGTCGAAGTGCGCGCCGCGATCATCGGCTTCACCGCTGCGGGTCTCGACATCAATCTCGACTGCGAAGTGCTGGATACCAAGGGCCGGGTAATCGAGGGGCTTTATGGCGCGGGCGAAGTGCTCGGCTGCTTCCATGGCAAGCGCTATGCGGGCGGCGGCACTAGCATCGGCAGTTCGGTCGTCTTCGGCCGCCGCGCCGGCACCCTCGCCGCGCAACATGCGCTCAGCGAGGCAGTTCCGGCCTGACCGCCATGGATCGGGACGCGGCCATCGACGATATGCTGGCGAAGGACGCGCTGCGCGACCTCGCCATGCGCTATTGCCGCGCGATCGACCGCCGTGATCCCGACCTGTTGGCGTCAGTCTATCATGACGACGCGATCGACGATCATGGCGTCATCTTCTGCGATAAAGCCGCGACCTTCATCGCGAAACAGGGGGAGATCATGGCCCCCTTCGCGCTCACCGCCCATTA encodes:
- a CDS encoding enoyl-CoA hydratase/isomerase family protein, encoding MNFDHYSLLTFARDGRVLTITMNRPEMLNAVSHELHGEMARVFFDAADDPDSDVIVLTGAGQAFSAGGDFKWLEQQAKGNRVPFVHEAKSMRRIVMGLLDCPKPVIAKVNGDAMGFGASIALLCDIVIAADHARFADPHVRLGLVAGDGGALIWPQLIGFTKAKHYLLTGDAIGAVEAERCNLITFAIPADELDGYVDKYTQKLARGAQTAIRYTKSVTNIALRQLFSSVFEAGVAYEGLATYTADFGEAVHAVLEKRRPQFTGK
- a CDS encoding nuclear transport factor 2 family protein, coding for MMMDEGLEARLRLALDRQEIEHVLKLYCRAIDRCDLELLRTIYHPDGTDDHGAFSGNAMEFAEMIIPSLRDGILDGMHSVTHSTIDVEGDFATSESYYWACQRAPGGEEMVTGFFGPDYAARAKADGTIDSCHDYYCGGRYIDLFERRDGQWKILRRKITNEWNDIRPSTRITDAGHVAHYNLPGRRDRQDPVYLNTIPGHA
- a CDS encoding FAD-dependent oxidoreductase, yielding MSRDFDVIIIGSGAAGMSAAIEARLAGATVMVVEADGHLGGATRNSTGVVYACNTSTQKEKGISDSADATYAYIMTLNQHAIRPDLIRYYCDESAAMLEWLKDKGVEFPANMLVHSDITETQRGHTSSTFGLGIADALINRAGALGVETALGTRVDGLIVEDGKVVGITADGTNLRAPSVIIATGGFGNSPDMLKKWYPTAAYHGDRTWAVHRDAPFILGDGITLGESVGAQITGHDTGLLNPTPCFDSRYVEAFLPPWVIAVNKEGKRFMAEWDSYAVTGYLMNEQTDKRCWAIFDHPTMVANGDDLSYADPYNSGLATSSWEEITITREVEKGVAFRADSIAEVAKLAGLDAQAVEETVRIYNRDTQAHGEDRLFHKDGNGHPLTPIQTAPFYAVEVRAAIIGFTAAGLDINLDCEVLDTKGRVIEGLYGAGEVLGCFHGKRYAGGGTSIGSSVVFGRRAGTLAAQHALSEAVPA